A single Paenibacillus sp. FSL R5-0517 DNA region contains:
- a CDS encoding DNA alkylation repair protein translates to MDAKSDLFIPEDVLLRKGARKAAEIPEHIRNGLQAGQIESVNLTEWLAVDHVFLFQKVTHEWGMDAETIEIMEQLKQMNEHRIMKIIPAIGMQWLNLLNRLTMNEHTNLFRSIAEHRSDSIRCWAAYIIGLDSRLNLTEKLERIRPFAADHHFGVREIAWMAVREPISADLSSALHDLIPWSVDPDPLIRRFAIECIRPRGVWAKHIPELKENPAMALPLLDAVKSDAHKYVQDSVSNWLNDAGKTNPEWVRQVCDTWIQQSDTKHTLRIITRAKRSLT, encoded by the coding sequence TTGGATGCTAAGTCAGATCTGTTTATCCCTGAGGACGTTCTTCTTCGCAAAGGCGCCCGTAAAGCAGCGGAAATCCCAGAGCACATCCGCAATGGACTACAAGCAGGACAGATCGAATCGGTCAATCTGACCGAATGGCTGGCAGTAGATCATGTTTTTCTTTTTCAGAAGGTTACCCATGAATGGGGAATGGATGCTGAAACGATAGAAATTATGGAGCAATTAAAACAGATGAATGAGCATCGGATTATGAAAATCATTCCGGCCATTGGTATGCAATGGCTTAATCTGTTGAATCGTCTAACCATGAATGAACATACCAATCTCTTTCGTTCCATTGCAGAACATCGTTCAGACAGTATTCGCTGCTGGGCGGCTTATATCATTGGGTTGGATTCCCGGCTCAACCTGACTGAAAAGTTGGAGCGTATTCGGCCCTTTGCCGCAGATCATCACTTTGGTGTAAGGGAAATTGCCTGGATGGCGGTACGGGAGCCCATCTCTGCCGATTTATCCTCCGCTTTGCACGATTTGATCCCATGGAGCGTTGACCCTGATCCACTGATCCGTCGGTTTGCCATAGAATGCATCAGACCTCGTGGCGTATGGGCCAAACATATTCCGGAGTTAAAAGAAAACCCGGCTATGGCCCTTCCCTTGCTTGACGCGGTGAAATCGGATGCTCATAAGTATGTACAGGATTCGGTAAGCAACTGGCTGAACGATGCCGGCAAAACAAATCCCGAGTGGGTCCGGCAGGTCTGTGACACTTGGATTCAGCAGTCCGATACCAAACATACACTGCGAATTATCACACGTGCCAAACGAAGTCTTACATAA
- a CDS encoding DoxX family protein, whose protein sequence is MNKILGYIFLVVLAGVFVMTGFNKITGADMMVQTFESFSYPTWTMYLLGAAELLSAVGLLIPRTRILASGILTFILIGAVGSHLIYAQYAAVPFPAVLLVANIIVLIVGMRRLEAEEEGQMDAIQA, encoded by the coding sequence ATGAACAAAATTTTGGGTTATATTTTTCTGGTTGTGCTTGCGGGTGTGTTCGTCATGACGGGGTTTAATAAAATTACTGGAGCAGACATGATGGTTCAGACATTCGAGAGTTTCTCTTATCCAACATGGACCATGTATCTGCTTGGCGCTGCCGAGTTGCTTAGTGCAGTCGGACTGCTGATTCCACGGACTCGTATCCTGGCTTCAGGCATACTGACATTCATTCTGATTGGAGCCGTGGGAAGCCATCTGATCTATGCACAATATGCTGCGGTCCCATTCCCGGCTGTGTTGTTGGTAGCTAACATTATTGTCCTGATTGTGGGCATGCGCAGATTGGAAGCGGAAGAAGAAGGCCAGATGGATGCGATTCAGGCATAA
- a CDS encoding helix-turn-helix domain-containing protein, whose protein sequence is MITQAIDIIGKKWVLLIMYQLLSGPKRFTELEAEMAISGRLLSERLKEMETEGIVTRHMFPEIPPRVEYELTPKGRAIEPVIDQIYSWSSDWLKQQKSE, encoded by the coding sequence ATGATTACTCAGGCGATAGACATTATAGGCAAGAAATGGGTTCTGTTGATCATGTACCAACTGTTGTCCGGACCCAAACGGTTCACGGAGCTTGAAGCAGAGATGGCGATCAGTGGACGACTTTTATCGGAGAGATTGAAGGAAATGGAGACGGAAGGCATTGTAACCCGGCACATGTTTCCGGAGATTCCTCCTCGTGTAGAGTATGAATTAACACCCAAAGGCAGAGCGATTGAACCTGTCATTGATCAGATCTACAGCTGGTCTTCCGACTGGTTGAAACAGCAGAAATCCGAGTAA
- a CDS encoding Gfo/Idh/MocA family oxidoreductase: MTLQIGIIGTGWFSKVHADILARMEGVRVASVCGTTLEKAEAMASVYDAVGYGELEHMLDGEKLDAVYICVPPMSHGSIESELIRRGIPFLVEKPLSTGMDVPRQVLDQVQKSGLLTSVGYHFRYQEAAQVMQQAMKEQTVGMALGRWMGGMPGVAWWRRQDGSGGQFVEQTTHIVDLLRYCAGEVTEVYAVAAQRSMHEKHENVSVADVANVTLKLESGAIASIANTCLLPDGEGGAGLQFYTDAGVWDWTPERLLLPSAATNAMAGLEISAGPNPYERENEAFIHALRTGDRSRILSDYADACRTQEITTAALASADSGLPVKLQPSKHLSH; the protein is encoded by the coding sequence ATGACATTACAGATCGGAATCATTGGAACAGGCTGGTTCAGTAAGGTGCACGCGGATATTCTCGCACGAATGGAAGGTGTTCGTGTCGCGAGTGTCTGTGGAACAACGTTGGAAAAGGCAGAGGCCATGGCCTCCGTCTATGATGCTGTTGGTTACGGGGAACTTGAACATATGCTGGATGGTGAGAAGTTGGATGCGGTATATATCTGTGTGCCTCCGATGTCTCATGGATCGATAGAGTCCGAATTAATCCGCCGGGGTATTCCATTCCTGGTGGAGAAACCATTGAGCACCGGAATGGACGTGCCACGTCAGGTGTTGGATCAGGTGCAGAAGAGCGGATTGTTAACCTCTGTCGGATACCATTTCCGTTATCAGGAGGCTGCTCAAGTAATGCAACAAGCGATGAAAGAACAGACTGTTGGCATGGCTCTTGGCCGCTGGATGGGCGGAATGCCAGGGGTTGCCTGGTGGCGGCGTCAGGATGGTTCTGGAGGACAATTCGTAGAGCAAACTACACATATTGTAGACTTGCTTCGGTATTGTGCAGGAGAAGTTACAGAGGTATATGCTGTAGCAGCTCAGCGAAGCATGCATGAGAAACATGAAAATGTCAGCGTTGCTGATGTGGCGAATGTGACGCTCAAGCTGGAAAGTGGAGCGATTGCAAGCATCGCCAATACCTGTCTGTTGCCAGACGGAGAGGGCGGCGCAGGACTCCAATTCTACACGGATGCAGGTGTGTGGGACTGGACACCGGAACGTTTGCTTCTGCCAAGTGCCGCAACAAATGCGATGGCAGGACTTGAGATTTCGGCAGGACCTAATCCATACGAGCGTGAGAATGAAGCGTTCATTCATGCCCTTCGTACCGGGGACCGTTCACGAATCCTGTCCGATTATGCGGATGCCTGCCGTACACAGGAGATTACGACGGCGGCGTTGGCATCGGCTGATTCCGGTCTGCCTGTCAAGCTTCAGCCCTCAAAGCATCTCTCTCATTAA
- a CDS encoding FAD-dependent oxidoreductase, with the protein MANAHFDILIIGGGITGAGIALDAVSRGLKTALVEMQDFAAGTSSRSTKLVHGGLRYLKQYEVKMVAEVGRERAIVYENGPHVTTPEPMLLPIYTAGTFGRFSTSIGLMVYDRLAGVKRSERRQMLNAGAVSDCEPLLRKQGLLGGGLYVEYRTDDARLTIEVLKEAVKRGAQAVNYVKATGFLKEDGQITGIQAIDQINGQNYTLKASKVINASGPWVDGLRELDGSRQGKTLQMTKGIHLVFDGERFPLRQAVYFDTPDGRMVFAVPRDGKTYVGTTDTVYQDDPAHPQISESDRDYVIDAINGMFPDVHIGIEDVESGWAGVRPLIHEEGKNPSEISRKDEVWVSDSNLITIAGGKLTGYRKMAEMVVDLVARQMEQESGHNIGPCVTKKMPISGGDVGGSAGFVSYAERKIKDGVALGLTRPAAERLVRTYGSNVKALYERMPDPRTKAELHGMPQELLLMLRYAIDEEMAVTPSDFLVRRTGHLFFRIDEVRRYKTAVISYMADCLNWSEEQTFKHTQELNQLLLEASGKI; encoded by the coding sequence ATGGCGAATGCACATTTTGACATATTAATTATTGGCGGTGGGATTACAGGTGCAGGGATTGCATTGGATGCAGTTTCACGCGGATTGAAGACAGCACTTGTAGAAATGCAGGATTTTGCAGCGGGTACATCCAGTCGTTCGACCAAACTGGTCCATGGCGGATTGCGATATTTGAAACAATATGAAGTGAAGATGGTTGCTGAGGTAGGACGGGAGCGGGCTATCGTTTATGAAAATGGGCCACATGTGACAACACCGGAACCGATGTTGTTACCGATCTACACGGCAGGTACGTTCGGCCGATTCAGCACATCCATTGGACTGATGGTGTATGATCGGCTCGCCGGGGTGAAGCGCAGTGAACGACGCCAAATGTTGAATGCTGGAGCGGTGTCAGATTGTGAACCTTTATTGCGCAAACAGGGGTTATTAGGTGGTGGACTCTATGTGGAGTACCGGACTGACGATGCCCGCCTCACCATTGAAGTGTTGAAAGAAGCTGTTAAACGCGGGGCACAGGCAGTGAACTATGTCAAGGCGACGGGTTTTCTGAAGGAGGATGGCCAAATTACAGGTATTCAGGCCATCGATCAGATCAATGGGCAGAATTATACGCTGAAAGCAAGCAAGGTGATCAACGCTTCCGGTCCATGGGTGGACGGTCTGCGGGAATTGGATGGCTCGCGCCAGGGGAAAACGCTGCAGATGACCAAAGGCATTCATCTGGTCTTTGATGGTGAACGATTCCCATTGAGGCAGGCAGTCTATTTTGATACACCAGATGGTCGAATGGTGTTTGCTGTCCCACGTGATGGCAAAACCTATGTCGGAACAACCGACACCGTATATCAGGACGATCCTGCACACCCGCAAATCTCCGAATCGGATCGAGATTATGTAATTGATGCAATCAATGGCATGTTTCCAGATGTACACATTGGTATCGAAGACGTGGAATCCGGATGGGCGGGTGTGCGTCCACTTATTCATGAGGAAGGCAAGAATCCCTCCGAAATCTCACGTAAAGATGAAGTCTGGGTCTCTGATTCCAATCTGATTACGATTGCCGGGGGCAAATTGACCGGATACCGTAAAATGGCCGAGATGGTCGTTGATCTGGTCGCACGCCAGATGGAGCAGGAGAGTGGACATAACATAGGCCCATGCGTAACGAAGAAGATGCCCATCTCCGGCGGTGACGTAGGCGGTTCGGCTGGATTTGTATCGTATGCGGAGCGCAAGATCAAGGATGGTGTCGCTTTGGGGCTTACTCGGCCTGCCGCAGAGCGGCTGGTTCGCACGTATGGTTCCAATGTAAAAGCACTGTATGAGCGAATGCCTGATCCCCGCACCAAGGCTGAGCTCCATGGCATGCCACAGGAGCTACTGTTGATGCTGCGTTACGCGATTGATGAAGAGATGGCTGTAACCCCGTCTGACTTTTTGGTACGAAGAACAGGTCATTTATTCTTCCGCATTGATGAAGTACGTCGCTATAAAACAGCGGTTATCTCGTATATGGCCGATTGTTTGAACTGGTCGGAAGAGCAAACGTTCAAGCACACACAGGAACTGAATCAGCTGTTGCTGGAAGCATCCGGCAAAATCTAA
- the glpK gene encoding glycerol kinase GlpK has product MEKYILALDQGTTSSRAILFNRGGEIVHIAQQEFPQYFPKPGWVEQNANEIWSSILAVMASCLAESGIKPVQIAGIGITNQRETVVVWDKVTGRPIYNAVVWQSRQTADICEELKMQGLGDLFRSKTGLLIDPYFSGTKVKWILDHVPGARERAEKGELLFGTIDSWLIWKLSGGTHVTDISNASRTLMYNIYDLQWDDELLEILDIPKAMLPEVRGSSEVYAHTTDYHFFGHRVPIAGAAGDQQAAMFGQGCYTKGSMKNTYGTGCFMLMNTGENPVQSDHGLITTIAWGMNGKVEYALEGSIFVAGSAVQWLRDGLRMLRSSKDSEDYASRVPSTDGVYMVPAFVGLGSPYWDSEVKGAVFGLTRGTTKEHFIRATLEALAYQTKDVLEAMESDSGISVHALRVDGGAAANDFLMQFQSDILGIPVERPTVNETTALGAAYLAGLAVGYWTSADELTDHENTERVFQPVMAEHQRTELYAGWKRAVKAAMAFK; this is encoded by the coding sequence ATGGAAAAGTATATATTGGCTCTGGATCAGGGAACGACAAGCTCCCGAGCTATTCTGTTTAATCGGGGCGGAGAGATCGTGCACATTGCACAGCAGGAATTCCCTCAGTATTTCCCCAAGCCGGGCTGGGTGGAGCAGAATGCCAACGAAATCTGGAGTTCCATTCTTGCCGTGATGGCTTCATGTCTGGCAGAGAGCGGCATCAAACCGGTCCAGATTGCGGGAATTGGAATTACCAATCAGCGGGAGACTGTGGTGGTATGGGACAAAGTAACAGGCAGACCGATCTATAATGCAGTGGTATGGCAGTCCAGACAGACTGCAGATATCTGTGAAGAATTGAAGATGCAAGGTCTGGGGGACCTTTTCCGCAGCAAAACAGGATTACTGATCGATCCCTATTTCTCGGGAACGAAGGTCAAATGGATCCTGGATCATGTCCCTGGCGCCCGGGAGCGGGCAGAGAAGGGGGAATTACTGTTTGGCACGATTGATAGCTGGCTGATCTGGAAACTAAGCGGGGGGACACATGTCACGGATATATCCAATGCCTCACGTACCCTGATGTACAACATCTATGATCTGCAATGGGATGACGAATTGTTGGAGATCCTCGACATTCCTAAGGCCATGCTGCCAGAAGTGCGAGGTTCATCCGAGGTATATGCACATACGACAGACTATCATTTCTTCGGTCATCGGGTTCCGATTGCTGGAGCGGCAGGAGATCAGCAGGCAGCGATGTTTGGTCAGGGATGTTACACCAAGGGCAGTATGAAAAATACATATGGTACCGGATGTTTCATGCTCATGAATACGGGAGAGAACCCGGTACAATCCGATCACGGACTGATTACAACCATAGCCTGGGGGATGAATGGCAAGGTTGAATATGCGCTTGAAGGCAGTATTTTTGTTGCTGGTTCAGCGGTTCAGTGGCTGCGTGACGGATTAAGGATGCTTCGATCATCCAAAGACAGTGAGGACTACGCCTCGCGCGTGCCTTCAACGGACGGCGTATATATGGTACCTGCTTTTGTGGGGCTGGGCAGTCCGTATTGGGATAGCGAGGTTAAGGGTGCGGTGTTTGGCCTGACCCGAGGCACGACGAAGGAACACTTCATCCGTGCTACGCTTGAAGCGTTGGCGTATCAGACCAAAGATGTACTGGAGGCCATGGAATCCGACTCGGGTATCTCCGTACATGCTTTGCGTGTGGATGGGGGAGCGGCAGCGAATGATTTTCTCATGCAATTCCAGAGTGATATTCTGGGCATTCCTGTCGAACGCCCAACGGTGAATGAAACGACGGCATTGGGTGCGGCTTATCTGGCAGGATTGGCGGTTGGGTATTGGACGAGTGCGGATGAATTGACCGATCATGAAAATACGGAGCGTGTCTTCCAGCCTGTTATGGCGGAGCATCAGCGGACAGAACTGTATGCAGGCTGGAAGCGAGCAGTGAAAGCGGCGATGGCTTTTAAATAA
- a CDS encoding glycerol-3-phosphate responsive antiterminator, which produces MPFEGQRILPAAKSMKQFEAMIEGPYTYGVMLETHIAQLQSVMDEAKRYDKKILLHADLIQGLKNDEYAAEYLCQHIRPAGLISTRASVIQKAKQKGITAIQRIFLLDTHALEKSYLLLAKTQPDYIEVLPGVIPHIIAEVSVRTGIPIIAGGLIRSPEEVELALGVGATAVTTSNADLIRHFEKSLTP; this is translated from the coding sequence GTGCCATTTGAGGGACAACGTATATTGCCAGCTGCGAAGAGCATGAAGCAGTTTGAAGCGATGATTGAAGGCCCTTATACCTATGGGGTGATGCTGGAAACCCATATTGCACAGCTTCAGAGTGTGATGGACGAGGCGAAGCGGTATGACAAGAAAATACTTTTGCATGCAGATCTGATACAGGGATTGAAGAATGATGAGTATGCGGCAGAGTATCTGTGTCAGCACATTCGTCCGGCAGGACTGATCTCTACACGTGCAAGTGTCATTCAGAAAGCGAAGCAGAAAGGGATTACAGCTATTCAGCGTATTTTTCTGCTGGACACCCACGCCCTGGAGAAAAGTTATCTGTTACTGGCCAAAACTCAACCGGATTATATTGAAGTATTACCTGGTGTCATTCCGCATATTATTGCGGAAGTGTCTGTGCGTACCGGTATCCCTATTATTGCAGGGGGATTGATTCGATCACCGGAAGAGGTTGAACTTGCGCTTGGTGTTGGAGCTACGGCGGTGACCACATCCAATGCAGATCTGATTCGACACTTTGAGAAATCGCTTACACCCTAA
- a CDS encoding GTP cyclohydrolase II yields MINSHIIQLLAPKIQTFPSGKEFIYLVGPIKLPVNLDGETKTFQWYSWMKSDKAMESGELIESLAATELAERQQSSVLVYGDFAEAQEALIRMHSICHTGDIFGSKRCDCGFQLEQSMKMIAAHGAGALFYLANHEGRGIGLFSKAMAYILQEEGLDTVDANLQLGFTDDARNYDDAIAVLRALRSAPVTLITNNPRKLAALQEAGLNVGGRVPLWGDRSAFNEKYLQTKVNRSGHLAENDGWAGADTLLPHAQA; encoded by the coding sequence ATGATCAATTCACATATTATTCAACTGCTTGCCCCCAAAATTCAGACTTTTCCGAGTGGAAAAGAGTTTATATACCTGGTGGGACCGATCAAGCTTCCGGTTAACCTGGATGGGGAGACCAAGACATTTCAGTGGTATAGCTGGATGAAATCGGACAAAGCGATGGAGAGCGGCGAGTTAATTGAATCTCTCGCTGCTACTGAACTGGCAGAGCGCCAACAATCCAGTGTTCTGGTATATGGTGACTTTGCCGAAGCGCAAGAAGCATTAATTCGGATGCACAGCATCTGTCATACAGGCGATATCTTTGGCAGCAAACGCTGTGATTGCGGTTTTCAGTTGGAGCAATCCATGAAGATGATCGCCGCTCACGGAGCAGGTGCCCTGTTCTATCTTGCGAACCATGAAGGCCGTGGTATCGGTCTGTTCAGCAAAGCGATGGCGTACATTTTGCAAGAAGAGGGTCTGGATACGGTAGATGCGAACTTGCAGCTTGGATTCACGGACGACGCTCGTAATTATGACGATGCGATTGCTGTGTTACGTGCGCTTCGTTCCGCACCCGTTACATTGATCACCAACAATCCACGGAAGCTGGCTGCCTTGCAGGAAGCGGGATTGAATGTTGGTGGACGTGTCCCACTGTGGGGCGATCGCTCTGCGTTCAACGAGAAATATCTGCAGACCAAAGTGAACCGTTCCGGTCACTTGGCAGAAAATGATGGCTGGGCTGGGGCAGATACGCTGCTTCCGCATGCACAGGCTTAA
- a CDS encoding extracellular solute-binding protein, with translation MVCVLLISGCSIWPGQDDSANNKKVTLTLWYWNRSIDDKLIARAKEKFPNIELTAQKIGGDFKAKLKTTLAARSGEPDIVALNDWIMELFPSEDRFYNLYDLGAGDIEDQYLPWKWKQGVTPNGQMIGFPMDTGPTALFYREDLFKEAGLPSDPEDVTRQINSWDAYAAAGEKIKEKFGGKVFLTDNIATVYNQVLSQAAERYFRPDGSFIGMDSPTVRKSWDTAVAFKEKGLLANADGWTPGWNAAMNNGEVASFVGAVWMKQVLQEAAPDTSGKWRVARAPGGDGNNGGSFLSILKSSEHPQEAFELVRWLQSPENQLEQYQTLNLFPSAPGVFDDSAMTEKEPFFGGQATGPVFADSAQQVPDAFFGERYPSVHNIITRRLNDIAKQNANPQQVWTDTVHRVERELQR, from the coding sequence ATGGTCTGCGTCCTGCTCATAAGCGGATGCTCCATCTGGCCCGGACAGGACGATTCAGCGAACAACAAAAAGGTAACGCTTACATTATGGTACTGGAACCGTTCCATTGATGATAAGTTGATTGCCAGGGCTAAAGAAAAGTTCCCCAATATCGAACTGACAGCTCAGAAAATCGGCGGTGATTTCAAAGCAAAGCTCAAAACAACACTCGCTGCACGCTCAGGTGAGCCAGACATTGTTGCACTGAACGACTGGATCATGGAGCTATTCCCCAGTGAGGACCGTTTCTATAATCTGTATGATCTTGGTGCAGGAGATATTGAAGACCAATATCTGCCGTGGAAGTGGAAGCAAGGCGTGACGCCAAATGGACAGATGATCGGTTTCCCCATGGATACGGGACCGACAGCCCTCTTCTACCGGGAAGATCTATTCAAGGAAGCCGGATTGCCGTCTGATCCTGAAGACGTTACACGTCAGATCAACAGCTGGGATGCTTATGCTGCTGCCGGAGAGAAGATCAAGGAAAAATTCGGAGGCAAGGTATTTCTGACCGACAATATTGCAACCGTTTACAATCAAGTCTTATCACAGGCTGCCGAACGTTATTTCCGCCCGGATGGGTCCTTTATCGGTATGGATTCCCCTACTGTGCGCAAGAGCTGGGATACGGCCGTTGCCTTTAAAGAGAAAGGCTTGCTTGCCAATGCAGATGGCTGGACTCCGGGCTGGAACGCAGCGATGAATAACGGTGAAGTCGCCTCGTTCGTGGGTGCTGTCTGGATGAAGCAAGTACTTCAGGAAGCTGCACCGGATACATCCGGAAAGTGGCGGGTAGCTCGGGCTCCGGGAGGGGATGGCAACAACGGAGGATCATTCCTGTCTATCCTGAAGTCGAGTGAACATCCTCAGGAAGCCTTTGAACTGGTTCGCTGGCTGCAAAGTCCCGAGAATCAGTTGGAGCAATATCAGACATTGAACCTGTTCCCTTCTGCACCAGGTGTATTTGACGACTCTGCCATGACAGAGAAGGAACCCTTCTTCGGTGGGCAGGCGACCGGCCCTGTATTTGCCGACTCGGCACAGCAAGTACCGGATGCTTTTTTTGGTGAAAGATACCCCTCTGTACACAACATTATTACGCGAAGGCTGAATGATATCGCGAAGCAAAATGCCAATCCACAGCAGGTCTGGACGGATACGGTACACCGCGTTGAGCGGGAATTGCAGCGGTGA
- a CDS encoding sugar ABC transporter permease yields MWEHRALYVAISPFYILFAVFGLFPIGFSLYLAFHKWDGIGIMTYNGFNNFKYMLTDAEFWQAVGNTFMIWIYSTIPMLFFALIIAFLLHAPFVKFRTLFRVGYFLPNVTSIVAVAIIFGALFANNYGFLNYLLQSVGLPVVEWLNAPWGIKVAISSMVVWRWTGYNAVIYLAGLQSIPQTLYEAAKIDGASAIQSFFRITIPMLRPVILFTVITSTIGGMQLFTEPQVLVGNDGGAGAAGMTIVLYLYRESFINNYFGYGAAVGWGMFLIIALFSIVNWKLVQGKSS; encoded by the coding sequence ATGTGGGAACATCGTGCACTTTATGTTGCGATATCGCCTTTTTATATTCTGTTTGCCGTATTTGGCCTATTCCCGATCGGGTTCTCCCTCTATCTGGCTTTTCATAAATGGGATGGCATCGGGATCATGACGTACAACGGGTTTAACAATTTCAAATACATGCTGACCGATGCCGAATTCTGGCAAGCCGTGGGCAACACATTCATGATCTGGATCTATTCGACTATTCCGATGCTCTTCTTCGCATTGATTATTGCCTTTCTGCTGCATGCACCATTTGTGAAGTTCCGTACATTATTTCGGGTCGGTTATTTCCTGCCAAACGTCACGTCCATTGTGGCGGTAGCCATTATCTTCGGTGCCTTATTTGCCAACAATTATGGTTTTCTCAATTATCTGCTGCAATCGGTCGGGCTACCGGTTGTGGAGTGGCTAAATGCACCATGGGGCATCAAAGTTGCGATCTCCTCCATGGTGGTCTGGCGCTGGACCGGATATAACGCCGTTATCTATCTGGCCGGGCTACAGAGTATTCCCCAGACGTTATACGAAGCAGCCAAGATTGACGGGGCATCCGCGATACAGTCCTTTTTCCGGATCACAATCCCGATGCTGCGTCCAGTCATCCTGTTCACAGTCATTACATCAACCATCGGCGGTATGCAGCTGTTCACCGAGCCGCAAGTATTGGTAGGCAATGATGGTGGCGCGGGTGCAGCAGGCATGACGATTGTACTGTACCTCTACCGTGAATCCTTCATTAACAATTACTTCGGATACGGCGCTGCTGTTGGCTGGGGTATGTTCCTCATTATCGCCCTGTTCTCGATTGTGAACTGGAAGCTTGTTCAAGGCAAATCATCCTGA
- a CDS encoding carbohydrate ABC transporter permease, with translation MATKHLKSLVLYTGLIGGMLISMFPFYWLIVMSTRTTSDIYKFPPQLWFGGELWNNITRVLQQIDFWGAFLNTLFVSGLVTILVLFFDSLAGFAFAKFEFPGKKWLFILLLATMMVPSQLSLVPSFVLMATFGWVGSFKALIIPGMVNAFGIFWIRQYATESIPNDLLDAGRIDGCNFFRLYWNVALPILRPAFAFLGAFTFIGVWNDYLWPLIVLTDERKYTLQIALSQLNGLYNTDYAMVIAGTLLAVIPLIVMFLFISRQFISDIAAGAVKD, from the coding sequence ATGGCGACCAAACACCTCAAATCGCTGGTGTTGTATACCGGTCTTATCGGGGGCATGCTCATATCCATGTTCCCGTTCTATTGGCTGATTGTAATGTCCACCCGGACAACGTCCGATATCTACAAGTTTCCACCGCAGCTCTGGTTCGGGGGCGAATTGTGGAATAATATTACGCGAGTGTTACAGCAGATTGATTTTTGGGGCGCCTTTCTGAATACGTTGTTTGTGTCGGGCCTCGTGACCATTCTGGTACTGTTTTTTGACTCACTGGCGGGGTTTGCGTTTGCGAAGTTTGAATTTCCCGGCAAAAAGTGGCTTTTCATCTTGCTGCTCGCGACCATGATGGTACCTTCCCAGCTGTCACTGGTGCCCTCCTTCGTGCTGATGGCCACGTTCGGCTGGGTCGGTTCCTTCAAAGCCCTTATTATTCCAGGCATGGTCAATGCCTTCGGGATCTTCTGGATTCGCCAATATGCTACGGAGTCGATTCCGAATGATCTGCTCGATGCAGGACGCATCGACGGCTGTAATTTCTTCCGGCTCTATTGGAACGTGGCGCTGCCGATTCTGCGACCTGCCTTTGCTTTCCTCGGTGCGTTTACCTTTATCGGCGTATGGAACGATTATCTGTGGCCTTTGATCGTCCTGACGGATGAGCGTAAATACACGTTGCAGATTGCGTTGTCTCAATTAAACGGGCTGTATAACACCGACTACGCGATGGTGATCGCAGGTACGTTGCTTGCCGTCATTCCGCTGATTGTCATGTTCCTGTTCATCAGCCGCCAGTTTATCTCGGATATTGCCGCAGGAGCGGTGAAGGATTAA